The following coding sequences are from one Scylla paramamosain isolate STU-SP2022 chromosome 21, ASM3559412v1, whole genome shotgun sequence window:
- the LOC135111245 gene encoding early growth response protein 2b-like: MSEHADAIKHELTVKEEPAETAEATADVSSDGRIDLNFYLQQAIQSASMPCPLCKKEFKSQSGLRDHIRLHTGERPFECEFCQMNFARASHLKRHRRMHTGEKPFMCRICGKDFSRGDKLKDHLRRHDAEDKLSKIRKQIYSPDEAGGEGESEGQAGGVVGAAASQILTSKSGSSGPEPGLMPPAKRPEAGPQRIPRPTPSTSRP, encoded by the exons atg AGTGAACATGCGGATGCCATCAAACATGAACTCACTGTGAAGGAAGAACCAGCAGAGACAGCAGAAGCTACAGCTGACGTGTCCAGTGACGGGAGAATAGACTTGAACTTTTACCTCCAGCAAGCCATCCAGAGTGCATCAATGCCTTGCCCATTGTGTAAAAAG GAGTTCAAGAGCCAGTCAGGGCTGCGGGACCACATCCGCCTGCACACTGGGGAACGACCATTTGAATGTGAGTTTTGCCAGATGAACTTTGCCCGAGCCTCTCACCTGAAGCGCCACCGCCGCATGCACACTGGGGAGAAGCCCTTCATGTGTCGCATCTGTGGCAAGGACTTCTCTCGAGGAGACAAGCTGAAGGACCACCTGCGAAGGCATGACGCTGAGGACAAGTTGAGTAAAATTCGGAAGCAGATCTACAGCCCTGATGaggctggtggtgagggtgagtcAGAAGGCCAGGCTGGTGGGGTGGTGGGAGCAGCAGCCTCACAGATCTTGACCTCCAAGTCTGGCAGCAGTGGACCTGAGCCTGGATTGATGCCCCCTGCCAAGCGGCCAGAGGCAGGCCCCCAAAGAATCCCCAGGCCCACGCCCAGTACCAGCAGGCCATGA
- the LOC135111299 gene encoding broad-complex core protein isoforms 1/2/3/4/5-like codes for MGPEPRMGGVGYQTRSSTYDGTHTPTSFTSMLSELHHGRAYTDVSLVCDGGIVRAHRAVAFPLLALPSCGAVTVVLSACPDTDAPLLLPEVPVQDVLYLVSFIYRGQVDVHQQHIASFLRTAKHLHVLGLEEGDRKPYEYTSLL; via the exons ATGGGGCCAGAACCCAG AATGGGGGGAGTCGGGTACCAGACACGCAGCTCCACCTACGATGGcactcacacacccacctccttcaccagcaTGCTGTCAGAGCTGCACCACGGACGGGCGTACACCGATGTGTCGCTGGTGTGTGACGGGGGCATCGTGAGGGCCCACCGCGCAGTGGCTTTCCCTCTGCTCGCCCTACCTAG CTGTGGTGCTGTCA CTGTGGTGCTGTCGGCATGCCCAGATACTGATGCTCCTCTACTACTGCCGGAGGTGCCTGTTCAGGATGTGCTGTACCTGGTGTCCTTCATCTACAGAGGCCAGGTGGATGTGCACCAACAGCACATTGCCTCCTTCTTGAGGACTGCCAAGCATCTTCATGTGCTGGGcctggaggagggagacagg AAGCCTTATGAGTACACCAGTCTGCTGTAG